TTGTGAGCTTGGCCTTTTAAATAAGGTTTCGATATTGATCAGCGATAATGCTTCACAAGATGGTACTATAGAAAAAGTGAAATCTCTTCAGTCCGAAAAGACCTCTTCAATATCTGTTTTGTCCAACAATGAGAATGTTGGTTTGGAAAAAAACGCTGTTAAAGTCTTGGAAAATGCTACCGCCGAATATGTTATGTATTTAGGAGATGATGACTTTATCTCAAAAGAGTATTTAGAAAATGTTGCAAAAATCATTGAAAAAAGGGATGTTAAATGTATTATCCCTTCTTATGTTAATATTGACATATATGGTAATCAAATAAACGGGGGAAGGGATAGAAATACGGAAAGTCAACTTATCGGAAAAGGGTATCTATCTGCTTCGAAGGCTTTTATTAAAGGACATCAACTTAGTGGAATTGTATTTTTGCGGGAGGGTACATTAAGCGCTTATTTAGAAGCTTCCTGCAGAAATATTTATCTTTTTATGTTCTTCGTTGGTT
The nucleotide sequence above comes from Sediminispirochaeta bajacaliforniensis DSM 16054. Encoded proteins:
- a CDS encoding glycosyltransferase family 2 protein; this translates as MDLLQILIPTYNRIDFLAKNINLLDTYICELGLLNKVSILISDNASQDGTIEKVKSLQSEKTSSISVLSNNENVGLEKNAVKVLENATAEYVMYLGDDDFISKEYLENVAKIIEKRDVKCIIPSYVNIDIYGNQINGGRDRNTESQLIGKGYLSASKAFIKGHQLSGIVFLREGTLSAYLEASCRNIYLFMFFVGYNIIRGDAFHLTSYPVRVSQPGQAKKDWNYGKDGLFNEKFKNSTALFKKHIYYRFIAEKSLIRQNNSRRIRKTFEVDNV